A window of the Novipirellula caenicola genome harbors these coding sequences:
- a CDS encoding platelet-activating factor acetylhydrolase IB subunit — MQICRRSLVKSLLLTVFLASPLCAQETLVEHDAIKPVPRDSRWMKRHESMNERVKQGNVDLVFIGDSITQGWEGNGKNVWEKYYGDRNAVNLGIGGDRTQHVIWRLDNGNLEGISPKVAVIMIGTNNSGSNTPEQIAEGVTAIVRQLQQKTPDTEILLLGTFPRGADPSDKRRQVNEKSNEIVAKLAADDNVHYLDIGDNFLSDDGKLSKEIMPDLLHLSEQGYTIWAESIEPTLKKLMAK; from the coding sequence ATGCAAATTTGCCGTCGTTCCCTTGTGAAGTCGCTGTTGCTAACCGTCTTTCTGGCTTCCCCACTGTGCGCTCAAGAGACGCTCGTCGAGCATGATGCGATCAAACCGGTCCCGCGAGACAGTCGCTGGATGAAGCGTCACGAATCGATGAACGAACGAGTCAAGCAAGGCAATGTCGACCTTGTGTTCATTGGGGATTCAATCACCCAAGGTTGGGAGGGCAACGGCAAGAATGTGTGGGAGAAATACTACGGCGATCGCAACGCAGTGAATCTGGGGATTGGCGGCGACCGCACGCAACACGTGATCTGGCGGCTCGATAACGGCAACCTGGAAGGCATCTCGCCCAAGGTCGCCGTGATCATGATTGGCACAAACAATTCAGGCAGCAATACACCCGAGCAAATCGCCGAGGGAGTAACTGCGATCGTTCGTCAACTGCAGCAAAAAACGCCTGATACCGAGATCTTGCTATTGGGAACATTCCCACGGGGTGCGGATCCGTCGGATAAGCGACGCCAAGTGAACGAGAAGAGTAATGAGATCGTGGCAAAGCTTGCGGCCGACGATAACGTCCACTACTTGGATATTGGCGACAATTTTCTAAGTGACGATGGAAAACTTTCCAAAGAGATCATGCCTGACCTGCTGCATCTGAGCGAACAGGGATACACGATCTGGGCCGAGTCCATCGAGCCAACCCTGAAAAAGTTGATGGCCAAGTAG
- a CDS encoding CoA-binding protein: MPQPIESFLSSQTYAVAGASTRRHKYGNKVFRALLDSGRQAYPLNPISEEIEGHKAYPRIADLPVVPEALSIITPPEVTRQVVADAVAAGVKHLWMQPGAEDAQASQAARDAGINVIDDGSCVLVLLARE, from the coding sequence ATGCCACAACCGATCGAATCATTCCTCTCGTCCCAAACCTATGCCGTCGCCGGAGCCTCGACGCGGCGACACAAGTATGGCAACAAGGTGTTTCGTGCACTGCTCGATTCAGGCCGCCAGGCTTATCCGCTGAATCCGATCAGCGAAGAGATCGAAGGACACAAAGCGTACCCACGAATCGCCGATCTCCCGGTCGTACCGGAAGCATTGTCAATCATCACGCCCCCGGAAGTGACCCGGCAAGTGGTTGCCGATGCAGTGGCAGCAGGTGTCAAGCATCTTTGGATGCAACCCGGCGCCGAAGACGCCCAAGCAAGCCAAGCGGCTCGCGACGCCGGAATCAATGTCATTGATGACGGCAGCTGCGTGCTGGTTCTACTCGCACGCGAGTGA